The region TATGTATCCAAAAAATAAGGTTACAAAGGAAGGTAAATGTGTACACAAGCATCACACAGTTGCTTATTTTCATCAAGgaaaacaaccacaacacacCTTTAGCCAGGGGCTATATATGAGTTTTGAATGGAACATTGGCCTTGGTTAACCAATGTTGCCATCTGCTGGAAGGCTTCACGCACCTTGCCAGGATATCAGCCCAAAGCAGGAGTCACTCCTCACTGCACCACCACTGCTGGCTCCGCTGTGCCATCCTCAGGGTGATGTATTGGGTGTGGCCCACCGTCACTGGCAATGACCATCATTTTATTTGGGTTCTTCCTGTACTGTATTGAGCTTCTGTAGAAAGGCCTCCACATGGACTTAAACGTCAGTAGGGACTGCATTTGAGCCATGCTCCATGATAATAGAGATTTCTGCTAAAGGGCATCATTGCCTTCATGGCAGTCACCTATTTGCCATCAGTAGGAGGTGCTGTTGTATTAAACCCTAAAGCTGTGCTCATGATACACCCTACAGTATCAAATGTACCTGTGCCCTTCCACAAAACAGACCACTAATACATTGATAGATGAATCCAGGGGGCAGACAGGATCCAGATCTGTTTATATCTtaactttttgtgttttagacatttGACAAAGTAATATTAATTGACGTAATCTATTTTGCTTTTATCTTCCTTTTGAGCTCTTTCTGAGGATtctcaaataaaaaatagagGTGTACACTTGATGTTGTATAGAAGGTTCACTAGCCTGTTGAATGAGCAGAGCAGAGTGCAGAGGTGGAGGCAGTACTTTCTGGGGTTGGTTGTGTTTGGCTAAAATTTACGTTTGTCCACTGTAGTTTCCTGACAAATTTATCACACTAGTGAGGTTTAGTAACTAGCTCTTTATCCCTGAATATATTAATCTGTTAATACCAGTCTGTCTGGATTTTTGGCAATTGCAAGAAAGTTAAACACtgtatatatgtgaatatttagaaatattctTTTAAACCACATCACAGTGatgtatgaaatgtttatttttgcttcatcTTAAAAGATGAAGGAATCTATTTTCTaatcaaacaaattaacaaaaattaaCAAACATGCTGTCGAACATTGACCCAGACTATAATCCATGGACAAATTTTGAAAACTTGGCTTTTATAACCAGATAGCATGatgtttttaatcactttttttttttttttttttacatgtgttaGACTTTACCTAAATTATGTTTCCTTTTTATGGGATAAGGTAGATGATGGTAGTTCAATTCAGAAGGTACCTGTGCATAGGTTTACACTACCTCTAAAAAAAGATTGAGgatttttctctttcccccctCTCAAAGATttactaaaacaaaaagaagcgAGTAGAAGTATTCCACACATGACTGGATTAAATCATCATAGCTCTAGTATGAATGTAGTCAGTATTTTCATCTTGactttaaaattatatatattttaatgctgGCTGCAGTTTCTAAAGATACAAAGCCATATACATCATGAAGATAGATAATGTTTTAGGCAGTCATATCAAATACATGTGCTAAAGTAAGTGAATGGATATGATTATTAAAAATCCATTCATGGTAAATGTTCCCTGCTCACCCATTCCTCTCCCATTGTCTTCAAAGTTATGGCTTATAGAAAATATGTTCTTCATGTGAACACCAACCTCACTGAACTTTGCCCTTCACATAAACAAGTATCTCTACTTGACAGATATGAATCATGTCTGAGTTATGCCAAACTTAAATTGTTTGCAAAAATTTGGTTCAAAACAACATGgttcaaaacaaaaatttggTTCAAAACAACATGGCTGTTAGAGCCCAAAGCCAAACATCTTTGGCCCAGCTGATCACTTGATGCAAGGAAAGCAGCCACAGAACATCCTCCTAAATGGATTTTTGCTATCATGTTTCTTTGCTCGGCCAAGTTTGAACAAGCCCTCTTTTAGTACAGCATCAGTTTTCTGAACATTGGTGTAGATGTAATCTATCATGGGCCCTTGTTCTTCCACCAGCATGGCCACATCCAGGAACACTTCATGGATGCTCTTGAGACGGTTCTCCAACTCCAGCAGGTCACGGTGTCTGCTCTCGATCTGGCTGAGCGCAGAGCGTGCTGTTTTCCCCTCAGAGAGGATGTTCTCACTGAAAACATTCCACTGGCCATTTTCCAGCATCTCCTCAATCTGCTCCCCTGTCACCTCTCGGCCTACGATCTCCATCTGCCGCTGGATGTGCGTTTTGCATCTCTCCCGATGGGTCATCTCTGTGTCGTTGTATTCCATCATTGCTTGCCTGAAGTTGTTGCTCAGGCCGGCATACTGTGTGCGTGCAATCCTGGCCACGGCAGAATTGATCCCATGCTCCTCTTCGAGGTCTTTGGCCTGAGAGTCAATCTTATGAAGGCGTGCCAACAAATTCTCCCCACGGCTTTTGATGTCAGCAGCAATGGCACTGGAGTCACGCTTTATGGTGCTGGTCCGAGTCGGCTCAGCGAGCAAGCGTGTGTTCTGGTCTCGGAGCCGCTTGACATCCAGACGGATGAGCTGAATCTCACGCCTGGTGTCCTGAGCCTCATCAAACACGGCCTCCATTTCATCGCTGTCGTCGTAAATGATGGCCTGCTGTGGGAAGTCATCTTCTAAGTCCACGTTGCTGAATGAATCAGAGACTGACTCAGCAAATTCCAACTCTTCCAAATTGCTGCTGGACTCAGAGAGAGCCTGCAGGTGACTAAGCCTGTCCCTCATGGCTACCTTAGGTGagaattaaaaagaaagctCAACAGCACACTCTTATTTTTAGCCCCTGAGATTTTGGATTTGGGCCACAAGGTGAGGTGAGAGCTCAAATATCCCTTATTATTTAGATGAACTCCATCTTATATGTTTCCATTGATCAGTTAAAGTGCTCCTACAACAGCAATATGCATCAACAATAATTCAGTTAGACGACTGTTTTAAAAAGAGTATACATGTTAATCCCTTATTGAAAAGGCATACAAAATGCCTTGTCAAATCTAATTccagaaagaaatgtaaattgtcatcttcaaatgaaacaaaagtagAAAGTTTCTATTGACTTAGAGACAAAAATATGGCTAGTCCTTCCTTATGAAAGGCCACCGCATGACAATGTGCTCTTAGTAAAACTATGTAAGGGAGGCGTCACTCACCAAACAAGTTTGCAAAGATAGTTTAAATCCTACTTATGTTCTCACATGGATTTATGTAAGGAAATGAAAGTAGAATTTAAAcacatgttaaaaaatgtaaatgcatatatttgtgTTCTGTTAGTTATAACAtgcatatttgttcatttaaaaagcatttcacacagatatatttcttttttactaaaaatgtttcttaaaaagTTACAAAAAAACCTAAGAGACAATTAtcttaaagaaattaaatacatttatgtaaaataattacataaaactTTTATAATAATGGATCAGACTACCAGGTAAGGTTGTAGAGCTTTATAGTGACATGGTATCTTAATCTTTATACTAATGTATTGCCTCTTCATCATAAAGTATTATTAGGCTACACTTGTTTCACTCATAAAAACAATCTCCAATCCGATTAAATTTTTGGTTTCACAATACCTTATTGGTCTGCAAGAATTACCACTAGTGAGAACCAGTCAAAATCACGTCCTACACGTTCCATAACATCTTCAGAGACTCGGGTTTGCCAGCAACTAAGGGACATTTATCAGCGTGCGCAAAAGAATGTGCATTCCAGGGCGTACCTTGTACGCAAGACACGAACTTAAAATAACCTCATTGGTCTGGCAGCTGTCTGATACAGTAGGGTCGGTGATGTATTTCGTGTGAAATTATCTTGAGATCTTCGTGCCGTATAGACCCTATAGAGATGCACATGGATAAATATCAGTGGTCTGTACAATATGCACATGAATAAATATCACTATGTACAATGTTGTGCAGTCTTCTTCTTGGTTCAGCAAAAAAAGTGATGttgcataaataaaataaaatttaaaaaaaacaatttgatgtaataaacattacattactaAAGATATATGCATTGCtgtaacacattattaaaatgtgttatggATGTTTCCAGGTTCCGGATAGTTGCTGCCCCCTTAGGTCACTAACAGTCGCGTCATAGATGCGCtttgggaggaaaaaaacaggtgaCAGGTAACCACCGCGTGATCTAAGCGTCATGTATACGAAATTTCCGCAAAACCATTACTTGAATATCAGCAAATCAGGTTAGTATAAAAATTTTGCGTCATTTGAAAACACCACACGGACGCTTGTCTAGCAGCGGACATTAAATTCGTATTTAAACGTGTTTTACGTTAACTTGTAGGATACGCTTGAGGAAGATTCGACGTCATTGCATATTTTTAAGAAAGTGGACTTCGTGGTTACGTTGTGAACGGGTTAAAACAGGTACTCTATTGTAGTACTTTAGCTGTCAATCATTCGTATCGTTAGAGAAGGGTTTGTTCGCGTTTCCGGAAAAGGGTTAGTACTACCgctaaaacctttttttccagaatgttcttTTTAATTAGTTTAAGTAATTTCCTAAAGGTTTTACCTAGTTGCTAACCCGGAACAGTGGTTATGTTTGCTAGCTACCTTAGCTAACTTGAAATACGTGCAAAGCGAACAGGGAAAACACTAGATACAACGCAAGGCACGACCTTTCTATGAATTCTGCCGAAATTAAAGTACTCAGTCATGTcaatgataaaaacaaaagttaaatttCGGGAAATGCacgaataaataataaatactttgaatacatttaattaaaaaaagaaataaaataaaaacaagtttGTCTTGTTTTGCATAGTCGTCAAATGTAAATGGATTCGCAGAGCCAGACAGAAGGCTGTGAATGTCATGATATTCGTATCTGCATTTTAACACAATACccatttatttctctttagcTTTTAACTGCTATGAGGGACAGACTAAGGCACCTTCAGGCACTGTCAGAGTCCAGCAGCTATGTGGAACAGCTAGATAATGCTGAAGCACTCCCACCATCCTGGAATGTGCATCATGAAGAGCCTCCCCAGAAACATAGCACCAGCACTGAGATGGAGGCTGTTCTAGATGAGACACATGACATCCGGCGGGACATTCAGCTTATCCTTTTGGATGTGAAGAACCTCAATGAGCAGAACTCTCGTGTTCGCGCCGATCTACCAAACTGCACTGCTATTAGGCAAGACTCCAACGCCATCGTTGCTGACATCAAGACCCGCGCAGAGGACTTGCTGGCGCGTCTGCGCAGGATGGATATCCGCGccaaggagctggaggagatgcaTGGCACCGACGCTGCCGTTTCTCGAATTGCACGTGTGCAGTACGCCGGCCTGAGCAACAGCTTCCGTCATGCGATGGTGGAGTACAATGAGGCAGAGATGAGTCACCGGGAGATGTGCAAAACATACATCCAGCGGCAGATGGAGATCGTGGGCCGAGAGGTGACGGGGGAGCAGATCGAGGAGATGCTAGAGAACGGCCAGTGGAATGTCTTCAGTGAGAACATCCTCTCTGAGGGGATGACAGCACGCTCTGCGCTCAGCCAGATCGAGAGCAGACACAAGGAGCTCCTGGAGCTGGAAAGACGCATTCGGAGCATCCATGAAGTGTTCCTGGATGTGGCCATGCTAGTAGAAGAACAGGACTCAATGATTGACTACATTCACACCAATGTTCAGAAGACCGACGCGGAGGTAAAGAATGTCCTCATGAAGCTTGATAGAGCCAAGAGACATGACAGGAGTAACCCCTTCAAGAAGATTTTTTTCAGGAAGCGTTGATCAACTCCCATCTTCACCCTGTACAGATTTCAGATTTTCATTGCTGTAGTGGTTTTGCAGAGTACTTCTTGAGATGCAACAGATTTTAAGTTCTTTATAGTCAAAGTGCAAGAAAAAAGTATCATAGACTGTCATAAATACTAGATGGTGTTTGAAGTTCAGAATAAAGATCCATATGagttgt is a window of Electrophorus electricus isolate fEleEle1 chromosome 3, fEleEle1.pri, whole genome shotgun sequence DNA encoding:
- the LOC113570548 gene encoding syntaxin-11-like, which codes for MRDRLRHLQALSESSSYVEQLDNAEALPPSWNVHHEEPPQKHSTSTEMEAVLDETHDIRRDIQLILLDVKNLNEQNSRVRADLPNCTAIRQDSNAIVADIKTRAEDLLARLRRMDIRAKELEEMHGTDAAVSRIARVQYAGLSNSFRHAMVEYNEAEMSHREMCKTYIQRQMEIVGREVTGEQIEEMLENGQWNVFSENILSEGMTARSALSQIESRHKELLELERRIRSIHEVFLDVAMLVEEQDSMIDYIHTNVQKTDAEVKNVLMKLDRAKRHDRSNPFKKIFFRKR
- the LOC113570563 gene encoding syntaxin-11-like; this translates as MRDRLSHLQALSESSSNLEELEFAESVSDSFSNVDLEDDFPQQAIIYDDSDEMEAVFDEAQDTRREIQLIRLDVKRLRDQNTRLLAEPTRTSTIKRDSSAIAADIKSRGENLLARLHKIDSQAKDLEEEHGINSAVARIARTQYAGLSNNFRQAMMEYNDTEMTHRERCKTHIQRQMEIVGREVTGEQIEEMLENGQWNVFSENILSEGKTARSALSQIESRHRDLLELENRLKSIHEVFLDVAMLVEEQGPMIDYIYTNVQKTDAVLKEGLFKLGRAKKHDSKNPFRRMFCGCFPCIK